Proteins from one Caulobacter sp. 73W genomic window:
- the secA gene encoding preprotein translocase subunit SecA: MLGFAKKLFGSSNERKVKGYQARVAKINALEPQFEALSDAELAGKTAEFKARIEKGESLDSLQPEAFAAVREAAKRAIGLRHFDVQMVGGMVLHGGGIAEMRTGEGKTLVGTLPVYLNALSGKGVHVITVNDYLATRDSEWMGRVYKFLGLSVGVIVNGLSQGQRQAAYRCDITYGTNNEFGFDYLRDNLVYDVREMVQRGHNFAIVDEVDSILIDEARTPLIISGPTEDRSELYKTIDVLVKELIKDTATFDHDEKQRQVILTEEGQERVEEMLTEGGHLAEDTAGLYDAANVSLVHHVNQALRANVLYTRDKDYIVKGGEVVLIDEFTGRMMSGRRLSEGLHQAIEAKEGADIQPENQTLASVTIQNYFRLYSKLSGMTGTAATEAQEFGDIYKMDVSEIPTNRVIKRIDFDDEVYRTEAEKNEAILKQVEECYVRGQPILVGTASIEKSEQLSELMNKHSFEVDGKKTKGIPHNVLNARYHEQEALIVADAGVPGAVTIATNMAGRGTDIQLGGNVDLKVSRWREEQEGLGIAVTGEAEAQRRAEIEIEIKDDKQKALDAGGLYVLGTERHESRRIDNQLRGRTGRQGDPGTSKFFLSCEDDLLRIFAGDRLDAIMRTFGVQEGEAITHPWLNRAIATAQKKVEQRNYEIRKNLLKYDDVVNDQRKAVFEQRQEFMEATDLSEIVTEMREDVIDDLVQRHLPPKAYAEQWDIEGLEERVGHIFGMSLPLKDWAAEEGIANEEIRDRMAEAIKARAAEREALLSPEQTRQIEKNFLLQMIDLQWREHLMHLDHLRNVIGLRGYAQRDPLNEYKTEAFSLFEKLLVDLRTNTTRWLMTVEIQMADPTPEPSPTGLIEVHMDPMTGENERAAAMFGGAPGDNQAREALPVTALPEGWDRTSRNAACPCGSNKKFKHCHGALI; encoded by the coding sequence ATGCTCGGCTTCGCCAAAAAGCTTTTCGGCTCCTCCAACGAACGCAAGGTGAAGGGCTATCAAGCCCGGGTCGCCAAAATCAACGCGCTGGAGCCGCAGTTCGAGGCCCTCAGCGACGCTGAGCTGGCCGGCAAGACCGCCGAGTTCAAGGCGCGGATCGAAAAGGGCGAATCCCTCGACTCCCTGCAGCCCGAAGCCTTCGCGGCCGTCCGCGAGGCGGCCAAGCGCGCCATCGGTCTGCGGCATTTCGACGTGCAGATGGTCGGCGGCATGGTCCTGCACGGCGGGGGCATCGCCGAAATGCGGACCGGCGAAGGCAAGACCCTCGTCGGCACCCTGCCCGTCTATCTGAACGCCCTTAGCGGCAAGGGCGTCCACGTCATCACCGTCAACGACTACCTGGCCACCCGCGATAGCGAGTGGATGGGTCGGGTCTACAAGTTCCTGGGCCTGTCCGTCGGCGTGATCGTCAACGGCCTGAGCCAGGGCCAGCGCCAAGCGGCCTACCGCTGCGACATCACCTACGGCACGAACAACGAGTTCGGCTTCGACTATCTGCGCGACAACCTCGTCTATGACGTGCGCGAGATGGTGCAGCGCGGCCACAACTTCGCGATCGTCGACGAAGTGGACTCGATCCTCATCGACGAAGCCCGCACCCCGCTGATCATCTCCGGCCCGACCGAAGACCGCAGCGAGCTTTACAAGACCATCGACGTCCTTGTGAAAGAGCTGATCAAGGACACCGCGACCTTCGACCACGACGAAAAGCAGCGTCAGGTCATCCTCACCGAGGAAGGCCAGGAGCGCGTCGAGGAGATGCTGACCGAGGGCGGCCACCTGGCCGAGGACACCGCCGGCCTCTATGACGCCGCCAACGTGTCGCTGGTCCACCACGTGAACCAGGCCCTGCGCGCCAACGTCCTGTACACGCGCGACAAGGACTACATCGTCAAGGGCGGCGAAGTCGTCCTGATCGACGAGTTCACCGGCCGCATGATGTCCGGCCGCCGCCTGTCCGAAGGCCTGCACCAGGCCATCGAGGCCAAGGAAGGCGCCGATATCCAGCCCGAGAACCAGACCCTGGCCTCGGTGACGATCCAGAACTACTTCCGCCTCTATTCCAAGCTGTCGGGCATGACCGGCACCGCCGCCACCGAGGCTCAGGAATTCGGCGACATCTACAAGATGGACGTCTCGGAGATCCCGACCAACCGGGTGATCAAGCGCATCGACTTCGACGACGAGGTCTATCGCACCGAGGCCGAGAAGAATGAGGCGATCCTCAAGCAGGTCGAGGAATGCTACGTCCGCGGCCAGCCGATCCTGGTGGGCACGGCCTCGATCGAGAAGTCCGAGCAGCTCTCGGAGCTGATGAACAAGCACAGCTTCGAAGTCGACGGCAAGAAGACCAAGGGCATCCCGCACAACGTGCTGAACGCCCGCTACCACGAACAGGAAGCCCTGATCGTGGCCGACGCCGGCGTCCCCGGCGCGGTGACCATCGCCACCAACATGGCCGGCCGCGGCACCGACATCCAGCTGGGCGGCAACGTCGACCTGAAGGTCTCGCGCTGGCGTGAAGAGCAGGAAGGGCTGGGCATCGCCGTGACCGGCGAGGCCGAAGCCCAGCGCCGCGCCGAGATCGAGATCGAGATCAAGGACGACAAGCAAAAGGCGCTGGACGCCGGCGGCCTGTACGTGCTGGGCACCGAGCGCCACGAAAGCCGCCGCATCGACAACCAGCTGCGCGGCCGTACCGGCCGTCAGGGCGACCCCGGCACGTCGAAGTTCTTCCTGTCCTGCGAAGACGATCTGCTGCGCATCTTCGCCGGCGACCGTCTGGACGCGATCATGCGCACCTTCGGCGTTCAGGAGGGTGAGGCCATCACCCACCCCTGGCTGAACCGCGCCATCGCGACCGCCCAGAAGAAGGTCGAGCAGCGCAACTACGAAATCCGCAAGAACCTCCTGAAGTACGACGACGTCGTCAACGACCAGCGCAAGGCCGTGTTCGAGCAGCGCCAGGAGTTCATGGAGGCTACCGATCTGTCGGAGATCGTCACCGAGATGCGCGAGGACGTGATCGACGATCTGGTCCAACGCCACCTGCCGCCCAAGGCCTATGCCGAGCAGTGGGACATCGAGGGTCTGGAAGAGCGCGTCGGCCACATCTTCGGCATGAGCCTGCCGCTCAAGGACTGGGCCGCCGAGGAAGGCATCGCCAACGAAGAGATCCGCGACCGGATGGCCGAGGCGATCAAGGCGCGCGCCGCTGAACGCGAGGCCCTGCTCAGCCCCGAGCAGACCCGCCAGATCGAAAAAAACTTCCTGCTGCAGATGATCGACCTGCAGTGGCGTGAACACCTGATGCACCTGGACCACCTGCGCAACGTCATCGGCCTGCGCGGCTACGCCCAGCGTGATCCGCTAAACGAGTATAAGACCGAAGCCTTCTCCCTGTTCGAGAAGCTGCTGGTCGACCTGCGCACCAACACCACCCGTTGGCTGATGACGGTCGAGATCCAGATGGCCGACCCGACGCCGGAGCCGTCCCCGACCGGCCTCATCGAGGTCCACATGGACCCGATGACAGGCGAGAACGAGCGTGCGGCGGCCATGTTCGGCGGCGCTCCCGGCGACAACCAGGCCCGCGAGGCCCTGCCGGTCACCGCCCTGCCGGAAGGCTGGGACCGCACCAGCCGCAACGCGGCCTGCCCCTGCGGCTCGAACAAGAAGTTCAAGCACTGCCACGGTGCGCTGATCTAG
- a CDS encoding S9 family peptidase: MRQIVPVALAAILSAGSAQAEILTPERVFADRDLNGPKALGVALSPDGKRVTYRKAKVEDQKVTDLWAVDVQGGEPYRLVDARALSPETKALSEAEIARRERMRIAQTGVVEYHWDEQGRFILVPVDGDLFLAEADGGKVRRLTQTRGDEVDGKVSPKGTYVSFVREQNLYVLPLAGGAERALTTDGKDTLTWATAEFIAQEEMDRNTGYWWSPDETRIALTRVDESGVDVVPRLDIGASGATSVAQRYPRAGRPNAVVEVYVHDLASGEKVKVDLGADKDIYVARVKWSEDGKTLYVQRQTRDQKRLDLLAVDPATGAAKVILTETSPHWVELSDDFRPLKDGSFLWSSEKSGFRHLYLHAADGRLIRQVTKGEWPMDALAGVDEAKGVALFAASIDTPLERRLYSVSYKGPAAPKALTPAGGWWSVDVAEEGGAFAGTYSDPSTPPQTALYDAKGKRVRWIEENRLDASHPYAPFKDSHRVPTFGSIKAADGQDLYYGLTTPPGFDASKKYPVVVLVYGGPTSQTVTKKWYEPRERLLLDAGYIVFRLDNRGSVNRSVAFKTALDRKLGTVEVQDQIAGANFLKTLPYVDPARIGVVGWSYGGYMSLMLLTQPNSGFSAGISGAPPTDWSLYDTHYTERFMGTPQDNAAGYKASEVGPRLKDMSGDLLLVHGMSDDNVIFENATRVMAQMQAQAQPFETMLYPGERHSVVRSPSKGLHVWKTYLDFLGRKLKPGS; this comes from the coding sequence ATGCGCCAGATTGTTCCCGTCGCCCTCGCCGCGATCTTGTCCGCCGGCTCCGCCCAGGCCGAAATCCTCACGCCCGAGCGGGTTTTCGCCGACCGCGACCTGAATGGGCCCAAGGCCCTGGGCGTGGCCCTGTCGCCGGACGGCAAGCGGGTCACCTATCGCAAGGCCAAGGTCGAGGATCAGAAGGTCACCGATCTGTGGGCCGTGGACGTACAGGGGGGCGAGCCCTACCGCCTGGTGGACGCCCGCGCTCTGTCGCCCGAGACCAAGGCCCTGTCCGAGGCCGAGATCGCTCGCCGCGAGCGGATGCGCATCGCCCAGACCGGCGTGGTCGAATATCACTGGGACGAACAGGGGCGCTTCATCCTGGTTCCGGTGGACGGCGACCTGTTCCTGGCCGAGGCGGACGGCGGCAAGGTGCGCCGCCTGACGCAGACCCGGGGCGACGAGGTGGACGGCAAGGTGTCGCCCAAGGGAACCTATGTCTCCTTCGTCCGCGAGCAGAACCTGTACGTCCTGCCCCTGGCCGGCGGGGCCGAGCGCGCCCTGACCACGGACGGCAAGGACACCCTGACCTGGGCCACGGCCGAGTTCATCGCCCAGGAGGAAATGGACCGCAACACCGGCTACTGGTGGTCGCCAGACGAGACCCGGATCGCCCTAACCCGCGTGGATGAGAGCGGCGTGGACGTGGTGCCCCGCCTGGACATCGGCGCCAGCGGCGCGACCTCGGTGGCCCAGCGCTATCCCCGCGCCGGCCGTCCCAACGCGGTGGTCGAGGTCTATGTGCACGACCTGGCCAGCGGCGAGAAGGTCAAGGTCGACCTGGGCGCGGACAAGGACATCTATGTCGCCCGGGTGAAGTGGTCCGAGGACGGCAAGACCCTGTACGTCCAGCGCCAGACCCGCGACCAGAAGCGCCTGGATCTGCTGGCCGTCGATCCGGCCACGGGCGCGGCGAAGGTCATTCTCACCGAGACCTCGCCGCACTGGGTCGAGCTGAGCGACGATTTCAGGCCCCTGAAGGACGGCTCCTTCCTGTGGTCGTCAGAGAAATCCGGCTTCCGCCACCTGTATCTGCACGCCGCCGACGGCCGCCTGATCCGCCAGGTGACGAAGGGCGAATGGCCGATGGACGCGCTGGCGGGCGTGGACGAGGCCAAGGGCGTCGCCCTGTTCGCGGCCTCCATCGACACGCCGCTGGAACGCCGGCTCTATTCGGTCAGCTACAAGGGCCCCGCCGCGCCCAAGGCCCTGACGCCCGCCGGCGGCTGGTGGTCGGTGGACGTGGCCGAAGAGGGCGGCGCCTTCGCCGGGACCTATTCGGACCCCAGCACCCCGCCGCAAACGGCCCTGTACGACGCCAAGGGCAAGCGCGTGCGCTGGATCGAGGAGAACCGCCTCGACGCCAGTCACCCCTATGCGCCGTTCAAGGACAGCCATCGGGTCCCGACCTTCGGTTCGATCAAGGCGGCGGACGGGCAGGACCTCTATTACGGCCTGACCACGCCTCCGGGCTTCGACGCCTCGAAGAAGTACCCGGTGGTGGTGCTGGTCTATGGCGGCCCGACCAGCCAGACCGTGACCAAGAAGTGGTACGAGCCGCGCGAGCGCCTGCTGCTGGACGCCGGCTACATCGTCTTCCGCCTGGACAACCGGGGCTCGGTCAATCGCTCCGTCGCCTTCAAGACCGCCCTGGACCGCAAGCTGGGCACGGTTGAGGTCCAGGATCAGATCGCCGGGGCGAACTTCCTGAAGACCCTGCCCTATGTCGATCCCGCCCGGATCGGCGTCGTCGGCTGGTCCTACGGCGGCTACATGTCCCTGATGCTGCTGACCCAGCCCAATTCCGGCTTCTCGGCCGGCATCAGCGGCGCGCCGCCCACCGACTGGTCGCTGTACGACACCCATTACACAGAGCGCTTCATGGGCACGCCGCAGGATAACGCCGCCGGCTACAAGGCGTCTGAGGTCGGGCCGCGCCTGAAGGACATGTCGGGCGACCTGCTGCTGGTCCACGGCATGAGCGACGACAACGTGATCTTCGAGAACGCCACCCGCGTCATGGCCCAGATGCAGGCCCAGGCGCAGCCGTTCGAGACCATGCTCTATCCGGGCGAGCGCCACAGCGTGGTCCGCAGCCCGTCCAAGGGCCTGCACGTCTGGAAGACCTATCTGGACTTCCTGGGGCGGAAGCTGAAGCCGGGGAGTTGA
- a CDS encoding peptidylprolyl isomerase yields the protein MTLSAKRPAFLIVALLAASLTLAACGRNAGTEKPPEPGDEVVARVDSRPVWTSDVKREAVAQGLIGEADPLDPSSDLFRRVLDEVVDQKLLAAEALKQKLDKDPAAQRRLDAARERILGDMLVEGVVEKAVTDNAIRGLYQEQLKLSKRSEEIKARQILVPTQADGEAVRKLLSTGASFEALAMERSTDAATRFNGGDLGYFTVDVMPEAYTAALKDAAVGSIVGPFATEGGFAIVKVEDKRTEEPITIEAARPQIVRFLTYDQVRDLLEKLRAKAKVETLLPSQPDIPGAPREPAAAAPASAPAKADS from the coding sequence ATGACCTTGTCCGCCAAACGTCCCGCCTTCCTGATCGTCGCCTTGCTGGCGGCGAGCCTCACCCTGGCCGCCTGCGGGCGCAACGCCGGGACCGAGAAGCCGCCCGAGCCGGGCGACGAGGTCGTGGCGCGCGTCGACAGCCGTCCGGTCTGGACCAGCGACGTCAAGCGCGAGGCCGTGGCCCAGGGGCTGATCGGCGAGGCGGATCCCCTGGATCCGTCCTCGGACCTGTTCCGTCGTGTGCTGGACGAGGTGGTCGATCAGAAGCTGCTGGCCGCCGAGGCCCTGAAGCAGAAGCTGGATAAGGACCCCGCCGCCCAGCGCCGCCTGGACGCCGCCCGCGAGCGCATCCTGGGCGACATGCTGGTCGAGGGCGTGGTCGAGAAGGCCGTCACCGACAACGCCATCCGCGGCCTCTATCAGGAGCAGTTGAAGCTCTCGAAGCGGTCGGAAGAGATCAAGGCGCGCCAGATCCTGGTCCCGACCCAGGCCGATGGCGAGGCCGTGCGCAAGCTGCTGTCCACCGGCGCCTCGTTCGAGGCCCTGGCCATGGAGCGCTCCACCGACGCGGCGACCCGTTTCAACGGCGGCGATCTTGGCTACTTCACCGTCGACGTGATGCCCGAGGCCTATACCGCCGCCCTGAAAGACGCCGCCGTGGGCTCCATCGTAGGTCCCTTCGCCACCGAGGGCGGCTTCGCCATCGTGAAGGTCGAGGACAAGCGCACCGAGGAGCCGATCACCATCGAGGCCGCCCGCCCGCAGATCGTCCGCTTCTTGACCTATGATCAGGTCCGCGACCTGCTGGAAAAGCTGCGCGCCAAGGCCAAGGTCGAAACCCTGCTGCCCAGCCAGCCCGACATCCCCGGCGCGCCGCGCGAACCCGCCGCCGCCGCTCCCGCTTCCGCTCCTGCCAAGGCCGATTCATGA
- the argJ gene encoding bifunctional glutamate N-acetyltransferase/amino-acid acetyltransferase ArgJ, with protein MPFPSIPPIAGVEIATGHAGFYKHVREDVLLMRFAEGTSAAGVFTRHGVGSAPVDWCKKHLEMSKGDNVRALLVNAGCANSFTGRPGADAARRVATAVAKRLDCRQRDVMMASTGVIGVILDDAKITARLPEIEQRLTADAWAAAASAIMTTDTFPKGAYATAEIDGVTVKIAGIAKGSGMIAPDMATMLSFVATDAAISPAVLQTLVSLYTRTTFNAVTVDGDRSTNDTLLLFATGQSGAPKISRAGDKRLADFREKLELVLHDLAMQLVKDGEGATKFVKITVNGAESAASARKIARTIAESPLVKTAIAGEDANWGRIVMAIGRADEPVNRDRIAVRFGPLTAAHDGLVAPDYNEAKMSAYMKNAELEISVEVGVGRGSSTVWTCDLTKQYVAINGDYRS; from the coding sequence GTGCCGTTCCCCTCGATCCCGCCGATCGCCGGCGTGGAGATCGCCACCGGCCATGCCGGCTTCTACAAGCATGTCCGCGAGGACGTGCTCCTCATGCGCTTCGCCGAGGGGACCTCGGCCGCCGGGGTGTTCACCCGCCACGGCGTGGGCTCCGCCCCGGTCGACTGGTGCAAGAAGCACCTGGAGATGAGCAAGGGCGACAACGTCCGCGCCCTGCTGGTCAACGCCGGCTGCGCCAACAGCTTCACCGGCCGCCCTGGCGCCGACGCCGCCCGCCGTGTCGCCACCGCCGTGGCCAAGCGCCTGGATTGCCGCCAGCGCGACGTGATGATGGCCTCCACCGGCGTGATCGGCGTGATCCTGGACGACGCCAAGATCACCGCCCGCCTGCCCGAGATCGAGCAGCGCCTGACCGCCGACGCCTGGGCCGCCGCGGCCTCGGCGATCATGACCACCGACACCTTCCCGAAGGGGGCCTACGCCACCGCCGAGATCGACGGCGTCACGGTGAAGATCGCCGGCATCGCCAAGGGCTCTGGCATGATCGCGCCGGACATGGCGACCATGCTGTCCTTCGTGGCCACGGACGCGGCCATCTCGCCAGCCGTCCTGCAGACCCTGGTCAGCCTCTACACCCGCACCACGTTCAACGCGGTGACGGTGGATGGCGACCGGTCCACCAACGACACCCTTCTGCTGTTCGCCACCGGCCAGTCCGGCGCGCCCAAGATCAGCCGCGCGGGCGACAAGCGCCTGGCCGATTTCCGCGAGAAGCTGGAGCTGGTCCTGCACGACCTGGCCATGCAGCTGGTCAAGGACGGCGAAGGCGCGACCAAGTTCGTCAAGATCACCGTCAATGGCGCCGAAAGCGCCGCCAGCGCGCGCAAGATCGCCCGCACCATCGCCGAGAGCCCGCTGGTGAAGACCGCCATCGCCGGCGAGGACGCCAACTGGGGCCGCATCGTCATGGCCATCGGACGGGCGGATGAGCCGGTGAACCGTGACCGCATCGCCGTGCGCTTCGGCCCGCTGACCGCGGCCCACGACGGCCTCGTCGCGCCCGATTACAACGAGGCGAAGATGAGCGCTTACATGAAGAACGCCGAGCTGGAGATCTCCGTCGAGGTTGGCGTCGGCCGGGGCTCGTCCACGGTGTGGACCTGCGACCTGACCAAGCAGTACGTGGCCATCAACGGCGACTACCGCAGCTAG
- a CDS encoding endonuclease/exonuclease/phosphatase family protein — protein sequence MKLRLVTYNVHRCVGVDRRLDVERVADVIAAMRPDVVALQELDVGRARTRGVDQAHKLAELLKMKSRFHPAMKVEEELYGDAILTALPERLIRADSLPQYKRVPGLEPRGAVWVAIDIGGGRELQVINTHLGLIPREQQRQAAALIDEWLADEQFTAPAVLLGDFNATPYSKTYRMLRSAMRDAQVGRPRPPTATFPSNFPFMRIDHVFLAGDIKVCAVESPYDARARQASDHLPLLVELELPTAA from the coding sequence ATGAAACTTCGCCTCGTCACCTACAACGTCCACCGCTGCGTCGGCGTCGACCGCCGACTGGATGTGGAGCGTGTCGCCGACGTTATCGCCGCCATGCGCCCTGATGTGGTGGCCTTGCAGGAACTGGACGTCGGCCGCGCCCGCACGCGCGGCGTCGACCAGGCCCACAAGCTGGCCGAGCTGCTGAAGATGAAGTCGCGCTTCCACCCGGCCATGAAGGTCGAGGAGGAGCTCTACGGCGACGCCATTCTCACCGCCCTGCCCGAGCGTCTGATCCGCGCCGACTCCCTGCCTCAGTACAAGCGAGTGCCCGGGCTGGAGCCGCGCGGCGCGGTGTGGGTCGCCATCGACATCGGCGGCGGACGCGAGTTGCAGGTGATCAACACCCATCTGGGCCTGATCCCGCGCGAGCAGCAGCGCCAGGCCGCCGCCTTGATCGACGAGTGGCTGGCCGACGAGCAGTTCACCGCTCCGGCCGTGCTGCTGGGCGACTTCAACGCCACGCCCTATTCGAAGACTTACCGGATGCTGCGCTCCGCCATGCGCGACGCCCAGGTCGGACGCCCCAGGCCGCCGACGGCGACCTTCCCCTCGAACTTCCCGTTCATGCGCATCGACCACGTCTTCCTGGCCGGCGACATCAAGGTCTGCGCGGTGGAAAGCCCCTACGACGCGCGGGCGCGCCAGGCGTCGGACCACCTGCCCCTGCTGGTGGAGCTGGAGCTGCCGACGGCGGCCTAG
- the metW gene encoding methionine biosynthesis protein MetW yields the protein MRPVIREDFKEILRLVRPGSRVLDVGCGEGELLEILAQEKQVDGRGVEISPEGVAAGLSRGLAVVQGDADRDLDHFAAKAFDYAILSQTLQAVRHPRHVLNELLRIADRAIVSFPNFGHWRVRWSLVSRGRMPETRALPEPWWSTPNIHLCTLADFLSLCDDLDLRIDACAALTEGRPARAIDPSKPLENWRSEAALFLLSRRGESVAAAEPQAPRNDLFGG from the coding sequence GTGAGGCCGGTGATCCGGGAGGACTTCAAGGAGATCCTGCGCCTAGTGCGCCCCGGCTCGCGCGTGCTCGACGTCGGCTGCGGCGAGGGCGAGCTTCTGGAGATCCTGGCCCAGGAGAAGCAAGTGGACGGCCGCGGGGTCGAGATCAGCCCCGAGGGCGTGGCCGCCGGCCTGTCGCGCGGCCTGGCCGTGGTGCAGGGCGACGCCGACCGCGACCTGGACCACTTCGCCGCCAAGGCGTTCGACTACGCGATCCTGTCCCAGACCCTGCAGGCCGTGCGCCATCCGCGCCATGTGCTGAACGAGCTGCTGCGCATCGCCGACCGGGCCATCGTGTCGTTCCCCAACTTCGGCCACTGGCGCGTGCGCTGGTCGCTGGTCAGCCGAGGCCGCATGCCCGAGACTCGCGCCCTGCCCGAGCCGTGGTGGTCGACGCCCAACATCCACCTTTGCACCCTGGCCGACTTCCTGAGCCTGTGCGACGACCTGGACCTGCGCATCGACGCCTGCGCCGCCCTGACCGAGGGCCGGCCCGCCCGCGCCATCGATCCGAGCAAGCCGCTGGAGAACTGGCGCTCCGAAGCCGCGCTCTTCCTGCTCAGCCGGCGCGGAGAAAGCGTCGCCGCGGCGGAACCTCAAGCCCCCAGGAACGATCTCTTCGGCGGATGA
- a CDS encoding homoserine O-acetyltransferase: MNEAFCGDGGTWRFPAEKPLQLDSGGQLAPLEVAYRTFGTLNADKSNAVLVCHALTGDQHCAGEHPVSGKPGWWNRLIGPGLPLDPARHFIICSNVIGGCMGSTGPASINPATGQAYGLSFPVITIADMVRAQAMLVEALGVETLFAVVGGSMGGMQVLQWAADYPEKIFSAVIIASAARHSAQNIAFHEVGRQAVMADPDWRGGSYAVHGVRPEKGLAVARMAAHITYLSEPALQRKFGRELQRDGLSWGFDADFQVESYLRHQGASFVDRFDANSYLYITRAMDYFDLAQSHGGILAEAFKKARNVRFCVLSFTTDWLYPTAENRHIVRALNAAGARASFVEIESDKGHDAFLLDEPVMNAALSGFMASADQARGIA; this comes from the coding sequence ATGAATGAGGCGTTCTGCGGCGACGGGGGAACCTGGCGGTTTCCCGCCGAAAAGCCGTTGCAGCTCGACTCCGGCGGCCAGCTGGCGCCGCTGGAGGTCGCCTATCGCACCTTTGGGACGCTGAACGCCGACAAGTCGAACGCGGTCCTGGTCTGCCACGCCCTGACCGGCGACCAGCATTGCGCGGGCGAGCACCCGGTTTCGGGCAAGCCCGGCTGGTGGAACCGCCTGATCGGTCCCGGCCTGCCCCTCGATCCGGCGCGGCACTTCATCATCTGCTCGAACGTCATCGGCGGCTGCATGGGCTCGACCGGCCCGGCCTCGATCAATCCGGCGACGGGCCAGGCCTATGGCCTGTCGTTCCCGGTGATCACCATCGCCGACATGGTCCGCGCCCAGGCCATGCTGGTCGAGGCGCTGGGCGTCGAGACCCTGTTCGCCGTGGTCGGCGGCTCCATGGGCGGCATGCAGGTGCTGCAATGGGCGGCCGACTATCCGGAGAAGATCTTCTCCGCCGTGATCATCGCCTCGGCGGCCCGCCACTCGGCCCAGAACATCGCCTTCCACGAGGTCGGCCGCCAGGCGGTCATGGCCGATCCGGACTGGCGCGGCGGCTCCTATGCCGTCCATGGCGTGCGCCCGGAAAAGGGCCTGGCCGTGGCCCGCATGGCCGCGCACATCACCTATCTGTCCGAGCCCGCCCTGCAGCGGAAGTTCGGCCGCGAGTTGCAGCGCGACGGCCTGTCCTGGGGCTTCGACGCCGACTTCCAGGTGGAAAGCTATCTGCGCCACCAGGGGGCGAGCTTCGTCGACCGGTTCGACGCCAACTCCTACCTCTACATCACCCGGGCCATGGACTATTTCGACCTGGCCCAGAGCCACGGCGGCATCCTGGCCGAGGCGTTCAAGAAGGCGCGCAACGTGCGCTTCTGCGTGCTGTCCTTCACCACCGACTGGCTCTACCCGACCGCCGAGAACCGCCACATCGTGCGGGCCCTGAACGCCGCCGGCGCACGGGCCAGCTTCGTCGAGATCGAAAGCGACAAGGGTCATGACGCCTTCCTGCTGGACGAGCCGGTGATGAACGCCGCCCTGTCCGGCTTCATGGCGTCGGCCGACCAGGCCCGGGGGATCGCGTGA
- a CDS encoding histidine phosphatase family protein, with product MERLILMRHGAAERRGPTGGDFDRALTPQGRVDAALIGDALAKAGFSPDLALISEARRAQETWTAASEAFPQARAENRADFYSAGSQTVLSAVETQTAGTVMVVGHNPTLQDLAAGLLKAGSASPALIARVEMRFPPATAIAFSFDEAGRPQMEGLFYAADHGGRGAE from the coding sequence ATGGAACGGCTTATTCTGATGCGTCACGGGGCCGCCGAACGGCGTGGTCCGACCGGCGGCGACTTCGACCGCGCCCTGACCCCGCAGGGCCGCGTGGACGCCGCGCTGATCGGCGACGCCTTGGCCAAGGCGGGCTTCTCGCCGGACCTGGCGCTGATCTCCGAGGCGCGCCGCGCGCAGGAGACCTGGACCGCCGCCAGCGAAGCCTTTCCCCAGGCCCGGGCCGAGAACCGGGCCGACTTCTACTCCGCCGGCAGCCAGACGGTGCTTTCCGCGGTCGAAACCCAGACCGCCGGCACGGTGATGGTGGTCGGGCACAATCCGACGCTGCAGGACCTGGCGGCGGGCCTGCTGAAGGCCGGTTCGGCCTCGCCGGCCCTGATCGCCCGGGTCGAGATGCGCTTCCCGCCCGCCACGGCGATCGCCTTCAGCTTCGACGAAGCCGGACGCCCGCAGATGGAAGGCCTGTTCTACGCCGCCGACCATGGCGGCCGGGGCGCCGAATGA
- a CDS encoding DUF952 domain-containing protein codes for MKPIFKIMSRDEWAAFQASGQFTGSAVDLADGYIHFSAPDQAQETAAKHFAGRDDLVLLTLDADALGDKLVWEPSRGGALFPHLYRAIALNEVAASRDLPLGDDGAPQLGDLSV; via the coding sequence ATGAAGCCGATCTTCAAGATCATGAGCCGTGACGAATGGGCGGCCTTCCAGGCGTCTGGCCAGTTCACCGGCTCGGCGGTCGATCTGGCCGACGGCTACATCCACTTCTCCGCGCCGGACCAGGCGCAGGAGACGGCCGCCAAGCACTTCGCGGGCCGTGACGATCTGGTTCTCCTGACCCTCGACGCCGATGCGCTTGGCGACAAGCTGGTCTGGGAGCCGTCGCGGGGCGGCGCCTTGTTCCCGCACCTTTACCGCGCCATCGCGTTGAACGAGGTGGCCGCGTCGCGCGACCTGCCGCTCGGCGACGACGGCGCGCCTCAACTTGGTGATCTTTCCGTATGA